From the genome of Phycicoccus duodecadis:
GCCTCCTGGACGGGGGCCGGCTCGGGAGCAGGCGCAGAGGCCTGCTCGGGGGCCGGCGCCGACACGGGGGCCTCGACGTGCGCCTCGACCGCGGCCTCGACGTCGGCGGCGACGTCGGCCGCCAGCTGCTCGGCGGCCTCGGAGACCTCGCCGTGCTCACCGTGCTCGGCGTGCTTGAGCGCGGCCGCGTGGGCGGCGGCGGCGATCTGCGCAGCGGTGGGCCCGTTCTGCTTGCGGTCCTCGGCGGCGGCACCGTGGTGTCCACCGCCGGAGCCGCTGCCCTGGCCGCCGTTGCCCTGACCACCGCCGCTGCCCCCGGAGCCGGCGTTGCCGCCTCGACCACCGGAGCCACCCCGCGCACCGCGACCCGCGCGCGAGGAACCCTGGCTCTCGGCCGAGCCGTTGCCGCGCTCGATGGGCTCGGTGTGCACGACGATGCCGCGCCCCGCGCAGTGCTCGCAGGTCTCGGAGAAGACCTCGATCAGGCCCGAACCCACCCGCTTGCGGGTCATCTGGACCAGGCCCAGCGAGGTGACCTCGGCGACCTGGTGCTTGGTGCGGTCGCGCCCGAGGCACTCGAGCAGCCGCCGCACGACCAGGTCGCGGTTGGCCTCCAGCACCATGTCGATGAAGTCGATGACGATGATGCCGCCGATGTCGCGCAGCCGCAGCTGGCGGACGATCTCCTCGGCGGCCTCGAGGTTGTTCTTGGTCACCGTCTCCTCGAGGTTGCCCCCGGAGCCGACGAACTTGCCGGTGTTGACGTCGACGACCGTCATCGCCTCGGTGCGGTCGATGACCAGCGAGCCGCCCGAGGGCAGCCACACCTTGCGGTCCATCGCCTTGGCGATCTGCTCGTCGATGCGGTGGGCCGCGAACACGTCGTCGTCCGAGGTCCAGCGGCTGACCCGCTGCGCCAGGTCGGGCGCGACGTCCTCGACGTACTCGCTGACCTCGCCCCAGGCCTTCTCGCCCGAGACCACCAGGGAGGCGAAGTCCTCGGTGAACACGTCGCGGATGACGCGGATGGTCAGGTCGGGCTCTCCGTGCAGCAGCGCCGGGGCGCCCCCACCGCCGGACTTCTTGGCCCGGGCCGCCTCGGCCTTGCTCTGGATGCGCTCCCACTGCTTGGTGAGGCGCTCGACGTCGGCGGTCAGCTCGGCCTCCGAGGCGCCCTCGGCGGCCGTCCGCACGATGACGCCGGCGCCGTCGGGCACGACCTCCTTGAGGATGGCCTTGAGCCGGGCGCGCTCGGTGTCGGGCAGCTTGCGCGAGATGCCGGTCATCGAGCCCTCGGGCACGAAGACCACGTAGCGACCGGGCAGGCTGATCTGCGAGGTCAGGCGGGCACCCTTGTGGCCGATGGGGTCCTTGGTGACCTGCACCAGCACGGTGTCGCCGGAGGACAGCGCGTTCTCGATGCGCTTGGCCTGGCCACCCTCGAGACCGGCGGCGTCCCAGTTGACCTCCCCGGCGTACAGGACGGCGTTGCGGCCCTTGCCGATGTCGACGAACGCGGCCTCCATCGAGGGCAGCACGTTCTGGACCCGGCCGAGGTAGACGTTGCCGGCCATCGAGGCCGTGGTCTCGCGCGAGACGTAGTGCTCGACCAGCACGCCGTCCTCGAGGACCCCGATCTGGGTGCGGCCGTCGCGGCCGCGCACGATCATCGAGCGCTCGACGCTCTCGCGGCGGGCCAGGAACTCGGCCTCGGTGATGATGGTGCGGCGCCGGCCGGCCTCGCGGCCCTCGCGGCGGCGCTGCTTCTTGGCCTCGAGACGCGTGGAGCCCTTGACCGCGGTCGGCTCGTCGCGCTCGCTGCGCGGCTCGCGGACCCGGGTGACGGTGCCGGGCGGGTCGTCGCCGTCGCCCCCGGAGGA
Proteins encoded in this window:
- a CDS encoding Rne/Rng family ribonuclease, coding for MASDHDTTTPEAPASGALPVDAAPATDGDAGPAPRKRAARKRATTKASAPAPAPTDAPGADAPVEAATEAAAEKPAKKTARKAAKKAPGKAKGKAADTLPVEAPDGADAPVLADAPSTDAPSTDTPAAEADAPTTPRKRGSRRAKAAVAEPAAEALADPVVEPEPVAEDEDEEAAEPAATPPAVGFGLLFQAPETTVVPRRRRATAPVQAPTDKPAEAPAAREAAVDGPAAAAAPAADDTDVEATARDERDDSGDAEGADDPGSRRRRRGGRGRRGRGKGEGQDDGEARSDEAPAEGRGRGGSGPKGQDDAADDGDDESTSSRRRRRRRRGSSGGDGDDPPGTVTRVREPRSERDEPTAVKGSTRLEAKKQRRREGREAGRRRTIITEAEFLARRESVERSMIVRGRDGRTQIGVLEDGVLVEHYVSRETTASMAGNVYLGRVQNVLPSMEAAFVDIGKGRNAVLYAGEVNWDAAGLEGGQAKRIENALSSGDTVLVQVTKDPIGHKGARLTSQISLPGRYVVFVPEGSMTGISRKLPDTERARLKAILKEVVPDGAGVIVRTAAEGASEAELTADVERLTKQWERIQSKAEAARAKKSGGGGAPALLHGEPDLTIRVIRDVFTEDFASLVVSGEKAWGEVSEYVEDVAPDLAQRVSRWTSDDDVFAAHRIDEQIAKAMDRKVWLPSGGSLVIDRTEAMTVVDVNTGKFVGSGGNLEETVTKNNLEAAEEIVRQLRLRDIGGIIVIDFIDMVLEANRDLVVRRLLECLGRDRTKHQVAEVTSLGLVQMTRKRVGSGLIEVFSETCEHCAGRGIVVHTEPIERGNGSAESQGSSRAGRGARGGSGGRGGNAGSGGSGGGQGNGGQGSGSGGGHHGAAAEDRKQNGPTAAQIAAAAHAAALKHAEHGEHGEVSEAAEQLAADVAADVEAAVEAHVEAPVSAPAPEQASAPAPEPAPVQEAAPITTGRPRRKRGRVVAPAGPPPPVESSGAPDDTLSTPQS